One window from the genome of Jeotgalibaca sp. MA1X17-3 encodes:
- the ftsH gene encoding ATP-dependent zinc metalloprotease FtsH: protein MKKNKFLKSSSFWILIFIAVVAVVTMMTRGIGDQGSQTISTTEFMQALDKEEVKEFTMQPGAGVWEVVGEYREEKTLESESSTNDLLLFDDKNLTTKAFDTRVLPNDSTLAEIGELSSTTDTDITILEQDQSGAWISILFTILPLVLFVFFMYMMMGQAGGQGGGGGNRGVMNFGKSKSEDISKTDVKVRFSDVAGADEEKQELVEVVEFLKDPRRFTALGARIPAGVLLEGPPGTGKTLLAKAVAGEAGVPFFSISGSEFVEMFVGVGASRVRDLFENAKKTAPAIIFIDEIDAVGRQRGAGMGGGHDEREQTLNQLLVEMDGFSGNEGVIVIAATNRSDVLDPALLRPGRFDRQILVGRPDVKGREAILKVHSRNKPLHPNVDLKVIAQQTPGFSGADLENLLNEAALVAARRNKTRIDALDLDEAHDRVIAGPAKKDKAISKKEREMVAFHESGHTIVGMVLSDARTVHKVTIVPRGRAGGYAIMLPKEDRFLMTKEELFEQVVGLLGGRTAEEIVFNVQTTGASNDFEQATQLVRSMVTEYGMSDKLGTVQYERNQQVFVGRDYGNTRAYSEDIAYQIDSEVRRIMSEAHERARQIINEHREQLDLIAQKLLEVETLDARTIKSLFETGEMPDEKNSEEYPSEKAASFEEAKRALEKKEAEKLKKDEEDHQEGEDFSSSEESTEEHSDEERTDGSTSLENEDELPPH, encoded by the coding sequence ATGAAGAAAAATAAATTTCTAAAAAGCAGTAGCTTTTGGATCCTTATTTTCATTGCAGTCGTCGCAGTAGTAACAATGATGACTAGAGGAATAGGCGATCAAGGAAGCCAAACCATATCCACTACAGAATTTATGCAAGCATTAGACAAAGAAGAAGTAAAAGAATTTACAATGCAACCAGGAGCAGGTGTCTGGGAAGTAGTAGGAGAGTATCGAGAAGAAAAGACTTTAGAAAGTGAATCAAGTACCAATGACTTACTATTGTTTGATGATAAAAACCTTACAACAAAGGCATTTGATACTCGAGTATTACCCAATGATTCTACGTTAGCTGAAATCGGAGAGTTATCTTCAACTACAGATACGGACATAACTATCTTAGAACAAGATCAATCCGGTGCTTGGATCAGTATCCTCTTTACTATTTTACCCCTCGTACTTTTCGTGTTCTTTATGTACATGATGATGGGACAAGCAGGAGGCCAAGGCGGTGGCGGTGGAAATCGTGGAGTAATGAACTTCGGAAAATCCAAATCCGAAGATATTTCTAAAACAGATGTTAAAGTTCGTTTTTCTGATGTCGCTGGTGCGGATGAAGAAAAACAAGAGTTAGTTGAAGTGGTGGAATTCCTAAAAGACCCAAGACGTTTTACAGCACTTGGTGCTCGTATTCCAGCGGGCGTACTGTTAGAAGGACCTCCAGGAACCGGAAAAACCTTGCTAGCTAAAGCAGTAGCAGGAGAAGCAGGAGTACCTTTCTTCTCGATTTCTGGTTCGGAATTCGTTGAGATGTTTGTTGGAGTTGGAGCGAGTCGTGTTCGTGACTTGTTTGAAAATGCGAAGAAAACTGCTCCAGCCATTATCTTTATCGATGAAATTGATGCGGTTGGTCGTCAACGTGGAGCTGGAATGGGTGGCGGACATGATGAACGTGAACAAACATTAAACCAGTTACTAGTTGAAATGGATGGTTTCTCTGGAAATGAAGGAGTCATCGTAATTGCTGCAACAAACCGTTCAGACGTATTGGACCCAGCCTTACTTCGTCCAGGTCGTTTTGACCGTCAAATATTAGTTGGACGTCCTGATGTAAAAGGTCGCGAAGCTATATTGAAAGTTCACTCACGAAATAAGCCACTTCATCCGAATGTGGACTTAAAAGTAATTGCACAACAAACACCTGGATTCTCTGGTGCTGATTTAGAAAACTTATTGAACGAAGCTGCTCTAGTAGCTGCTCGTCGAAATAAGACACGTATTGATGCTTTAGATTTAGATGAAGCACATGATCGAGTAATTGCCGGTCCTGCTAAAAAGGATAAAGCAATTAGTAAGAAAGAAAGAGAAATGGTTGCATTCCATGAATCTGGACATACTATCGTTGGAATGGTACTGAGTGATGCTCGTACTGTTCATAAAGTAACGATTGTTCCTCGTGGACGTGCGGGTGGATATGCGATTATGCTTCCAAAAGAAGATCGTTTCTTGATGACGAAAGAAGAATTGTTCGAACAAGTAGTTGGTTTGCTTGGTGGACGTACAGCTGAAGAAATTGTTTTCAATGTACAAACAACTGGTGCTAGCAATGACTTTGAACAAGCAACTCAATTAGTGCGCAGCATGGTAACAGAATACGGAATGAGTGATAAGCTAGGAACGGTTCAGTATGAACGAAACCAACAAGTCTTTGTAGGCCGTGATTACGGAAATACACGCGCTTATTCTGAAGATATTGCCTACCAAATTGATTCAGAAGTACGTCGAATCATGAGTGAAGCACACGAAAGAGCTCGTCAAATTATCAATGAGCATCGTGAACAGCTGGATCTAATTGCTCAAAAACTTCTTGAAGTAGAAACCTTGGATGCAAGAACCATCAAGAGTCTTTTTGAAACAGGTGAAATGCCTGATGAAAAAAATTCTGAAGAATACCCAAGTGAAAAAGCTGCCTCTTTTGAAGAAGCAAAACGTGCGTTAGAGAAAAAAGAAGCTGAAAAACTTAAAAAAGATGAAGAAGATCATCAAGAGGGCGAAGACTTCTCTTCAAGTGAAGAGAGTACAGAAGAACATTCCGATGAGGAACGTACTGATGGATCTACATCACTAGAAAATGAAGACGAGTTGCCACCTCATTAA
- the hslO gene encoding Hsp33 family molecular chaperone HslO, whose amino-acid sequence MNDYLVKALAYEGQIRAYALNATQTVGEAQRRHDTWSASSAALGRTMIGSILVATTGLREDQKMTVIVSGDGPGGRIVADANGKGEVKAYISNPHVHLPLNEQGKIDVKGVVGTEGSLTVIKDLGLKEPFTGQVPLISGELGEDFTYYMANSEQIPSAIGLSVLVDTDNSIKVAGGFMIQVLPGADDAVIDMIEKNILHLPMVSRLMEEGETPEQVLERILGKENVKYIEKMPLRFHCDCSRERFMDGLSAIGKDELVDMINEDHGAEVVCHFCEEKYQYSEDDLNSLIQSIDKAKEEKEVNQNN is encoded by the coding sequence ATGAATGATTATTTAGTAAAAGCACTTGCTTATGAAGGACAAATCCGTGCATATGCACTGAATGCAACACAAACAGTCGGAGAAGCTCAAAGAAGACACGATACATGGAGTGCTTCATCTGCTGCGTTAGGTAGAACGATGATTGGGTCCATTTTAGTAGCAACAACTGGCTTACGAGAAGATCAAAAAATGACAGTGATTGTAAGTGGAGACGGTCCTGGAGGTAGAATTGTTGCGGATGCAAATGGAAAAGGAGAAGTAAAGGCTTATATTTCGAATCCACATGTTCACTTACCATTAAATGAACAAGGAAAGATTGATGTTAAAGGAGTTGTAGGTACAGAAGGTTCTCTGACGGTTATTAAAGATCTAGGATTAAAAGAACCTTTTACAGGACAAGTTCCTTTGATCAGTGGAGAACTAGGAGAAGACTTCACCTATTATATGGCTAACTCTGAACAAATTCCTTCAGCAATTGGTCTGAGTGTTTTAGTAGATACAGATAACTCTATTAAAGTGGCAGGTGGATTTATGATTCAAGTTCTTCCTGGTGCGGATGATGCCGTAATTGATATGATTGAAAAAAACATTCTACATCTTCCAATGGTTTCACGTTTGATGGAAGAAGGAGAGACGCCAGAACAAGTCTTAGAAAGAATACTCGGAAAAGAAAATGTTAAATATATCGAAAAAATGCCGCTACGTTTCCACTGTGATTGTTCACGCGAACGCTTTATGGATGGTCTGTCTGCGATAGGTAAAGATGAGTTAGTAGATATGATTAACGAAGATCACGGCGCTGAAGTTGTATGTCATTTTTGTGAAGAGAAATATCAATATTCTGAAGATGATTTAAATAGCCTGATTCAATCTATTGATAAAGCCAAAGAAGAAAAAGAAGTAAATCAAAACAACTAA
- the dusB gene encoding tRNA dihydrouridine synthase DusB — MFKIGDIEIKNQVVAAPMAGISNSAYRVTVKEMGAGLVVCEMISDIGIHYRNEKTLKMLHIEPDEYPLSIQIMGGNKDTLVEAAKYVAENTECSIIDINMGCPVSKVIKNEAGAKWLLDSNKVYEMVAAVVDAVDKPVTVKMRLGWDDKHLFAVENALAAERAGASAVAMHGRTRAQMYEGKADWAPFKEVKQALTRIPFIGNGDIRTPEDAKRMLDETGVDGVMIGRAALSNPFMIKQTVHYLDTGERLPPVTSREKMETAKIHLERLVELKGEPTAIKEFRTIAPYYLKGIPRSSKTKAAIVLANRQQEINGFLDRFVEETEKREEEKVERKGKLHLLSK; from the coding sequence ATGTTTAAAATAGGTGATATAGAAATAAAAAATCAAGTTGTTGCTGCTCCAATGGCTGGCATCAGCAACTCGGCATATCGTGTCACAGTAAAAGAAATGGGTGCTGGTCTCGTTGTTTGTGAAATGATTAGTGACATAGGAATTCACTATCGAAATGAAAAGACTTTAAAGATGCTTCATATTGAACCAGACGAGTATCCCCTCAGCATTCAAATTATGGGAGGCAACAAAGATACATTAGTAGAAGCCGCGAAATATGTAGCGGAGAATACTGAATGTTCCATCATCGATATTAATATGGGGTGTCCGGTTAGTAAAGTGATTAAGAATGAAGCAGGAGCGAAATGGCTCCTGGATTCAAATAAAGTATATGAAATGGTCGCAGCAGTTGTGGATGCCGTAGACAAACCGGTTACAGTTAAAATGCGCTTAGGTTGGGATGATAAACACTTATTTGCGGTTGAGAATGCTCTTGCAGCGGAACGTGCAGGAGCCTCTGCTGTAGCAATGCATGGTCGTACGCGAGCTCAGATGTATGAAGGAAAAGCAGATTGGGCTCCTTTTAAAGAAGTGAAACAAGCCTTAACAAGAATTCCTTTTATTGGAAACGGAGATATTCGCACTCCAGAAGATGCGAAACGGATGCTAGATGAAACAGGTGTAGACGGTGTAATGATTGGTCGGGCTGCATTGTCCAATCCGTTTATGATCAAGCAAACGGTCCACTACTTAGATACAGGAGAACGATTACCGCCAGTTACTTCTCGCGAAAAAATGGAAACTGCTAAAATCCATTTGGAACGATTAGTAGAGTTAAAAGGAGAACCTACGGCTATTAAAGAATTTCGGACGATTGCCCCTTATTATTTAAAAGGCATTCCTCGATCTTCTAAAACAAAAGCAGCAATTGTTTTGGCAAATAGACAACAAGAAATAAATGGTTTTCTAGACCGATTTGTTGAAGAGACTGAAAAAAGAGAAGAAGAAAAAGTAGAGCGCAAAGGGAAACTTCATTTATTATCTAAATAA
- the lysS gene encoding lysine--tRNA ligase produces MNDQLIIRREKMKHLREEGMDPFHNGFKRTHLSKELHEAYDHLSKEEMEGQEIIASIAGRIITKRGKGKVGFAHLQDSKGRIQIYVRKDEVGEDDYAIFKQADLGDIIGVTGPVMKTNTGELTIKPTTLVHLTKALRPLPDKYHGLTNVEQKYRQRYLDLISNRDSFDKFVQRSQIIAELRKYMNSHGYLEVETPTLHNMAGGATAKPFVTHHNALDMELYMRIALELHLKRLIVGGMEKVYEIGRVFRNEGIDTTHNPEFTMMEAYTAYTDYHDVMELAEGIFETVTQNVKGTTTVMYNGTEVNLAGPYPRIHMVDAVKEKTGVDFWEDMTDEQARDLAKAHRVPFTKHMTVGHIINEFFEEFVEGALVQPTFIYGHPTAVSPLARKNQEDPRFTDRFEIFIMGNEYGNAFTELTDPIDQRERFEAQSQEKEQGNEEAHGVDEDFLEALEYGMPPTGGLGIGIDRFIMLLTDSQSIRDVLLFPTMRNIEEQ; encoded by the coding sequence ATGAATGACCAACTAATCATTCGACGTGAGAAAATGAAACATTTACGAGAAGAGGGCATGGATCCCTTCCACAATGGGTTCAAACGCACCCACTTATCGAAGGAATTGCATGAAGCGTATGATCATTTGTCGAAAGAAGAAATGGAAGGACAAGAAATTATTGCTTCCATTGCAGGACGTATTATTACCAAACGAGGAAAAGGAAAAGTTGGATTCGCCCACTTACAAGATAGTAAGGGACGCATTCAGATTTATGTTCGTAAGGATGAAGTTGGGGAAGATGACTATGCTATTTTCAAGCAAGCAGATTTAGGGGACATCATTGGTGTTACCGGACCTGTCATGAAAACAAATACCGGAGAATTAACGATTAAACCGACCACTCTGGTTCATTTGACGAAGGCATTACGTCCTTTACCTGATAAATACCACGGATTGACAAACGTAGAACAAAAATATCGTCAACGATACTTGGATCTAATTAGTAATCGGGATAGTTTTGATAAATTTGTGCAGCGAAGCCAAATTATTGCTGAGTTACGCAAATACATGAACAGTCATGGCTATTTAGAAGTAGAAACACCCACGCTACATAACATGGCGGGTGGAGCAACTGCTAAACCTTTTGTGACGCATCATAACGCTTTAGACATGGAACTATACATGCGTATTGCGTTAGAGCTTCATTTAAAGCGTCTGATTGTTGGTGGAATGGAAAAAGTTTATGAGATTGGTCGTGTATTCCGAAATGAAGGAATTGATACCACTCATAACCCTGAATTTACGATGATGGAAGCTTATACTGCTTATACCGATTATCATGATGTGATGGAATTAGCAGAAGGAATATTCGAAACCGTTACACAAAATGTAAAAGGAACTACAACCGTTATGTATAATGGAACCGAAGTTAATTTAGCTGGACCGTACCCACGGATTCACATGGTAGATGCTGTAAAAGAAAAAACAGGAGTAGATTTCTGGGAGGATATGACCGATGAACAAGCTCGTGACTTAGCGAAAGCACATCGCGTACCTTTTACGAAGCACATGACTGTTGGACATATCATTAATGAGTTCTTTGAAGAATTTGTAGAAGGTGCGTTGGTACAACCGACCTTTATCTATGGACATCCTACAGCAGTTTCACCACTAGCTCGTAAAAACCAAGAAGATCCTCGTTTTACGGATCGTTTTGAAATATTCATCATGGGTAATGAATACGGGAATGCATTTACGGAGTTAACGGATCCAATCGATCAACGTGAAAGATTCGAAGCGCAATCCCAAGAAAAAGAACAAGGAAATGAAGAAGCACATGGTGTGGATGAAGATTTCCTAGAGGCGTTAGAATATGGAATGCCTCCAACAGGTGGTCTTGGAATTGGAATAGACCGATTCATTATGCTATTAACAGACAGTCAGTCTATTCGAGATGTATTACTATTCCCAACGATGAGAAATATCGAAGAACAGTAA
- the rpsL gene encoding 30S ribosomal protein S12 translates to MPTINQLVRKPRKSAVEKSKSPALGRGYNSFKKAPTFNNSPQKRGVCTRVGTMTPKKPNSALRKYARVRLSNLLEVTAYIPGIGHNLQEHSVVLIRGGRVKDLPGVRYHIVRGAMDTAGVTGRMQSRSKYGAKKPKAAKK, encoded by the coding sequence ATGCCTACAATTAATCAATTAGTTCGCAAACCTCGTAAATCAGCTGTTGAGAAATCTAAATCACCAGCATTGGGAAGAGGATATAACAGTTTCAAGAAAGCTCCAACTTTCAATAACTCACCTCAAAAGCGTGGAGTATGTACACGTGTGGGAACAATGACACCTAAGAAACCTAACTCGGCTTTACGTAAGTATGCTCGTGTTCGCTTGTCTAACCTTTTGGAAGTAACAGCGTACATACCTGGTATCGGTCATAACCTACAAGAACATAGTGTGGTATTAATCCGTGGTGGACGTGTAAAAGATTTACCTGGAGTACGTTATCATATCGTTCGTGGAGCAATGGATACAGCTGGAGTTACCGGTCGTATGCAAAGCCGTTCAAAATACGGTGCTAAGAAACCTAAAGCAGCTAAAAAATAA
- the rpsG gene encoding 30S ribosomal protein S7, giving the protein MPRKGAVAKREVMPDPIYNSKLVTRLINRLMVDGKRGKAATILYNAFDIIKDTSGNEPIEVFEQAMKNIMPVLEVKARRVGGSNYQVPVEVRPERRTALALRWLVNYARLRGEDTMEERLAKELMDAANNSGASVKKREDIHKMADANRAFAHYRW; this is encoded by the coding sequence ATGCCTCGTAAAGGTGCAGTAGCAAAACGCGAAGTTATGCCAGATCCAATTTACAATTCTAAATTGGTAACTCGTTTGATTAACCGCTTGATGGTTGATGGTAAACGTGGAAAAGCAGCAACTATTTTATATAACGCATTTGATATTATTAAAGATACTTCCGGTAATGAACCAATAGAAGTATTTGAACAAGCGATGAAAAACATCATGCCTGTTTTAGAAGTAAAAGCACGTCGTGTAGGAGGTTCTAACTACCAAGTGCCAGTTGAAGTTCGTCCAGAACGTCGTACAGCTTTAGCATTACGTTGGTTAGTAAACTATGCCCGTCTCCGTGGAGAAGATACCATGGAAGAAAGACTTGCAAAAGAACTTATGGATGCTGCTAATAACTCAGGAGCTTCCGTTAAGAAACGCGAAGATATCCACAAAATGGCAGATGCCAACAGAGCTTTCGCTCATTACCGTTGGTAA
- the fusA gene encoding elongation factor G, protein MAKREFTLEKTRNIGIMAHIDAGKTTTTERVLYYTGRIHKIGETHEGAAQMDWMAQEQERGITITSAATTAQWKGYRVNIIDTPGHVDFTVEVERSLRVLDGAVALLDAQSGVEPQTETVWRQATTYGVPRIVFINKMDKIGADFLYSVGTLHERLQANAHPIQLPMGAEDKFIGIIDLVEMKAEIYDSEDGIEYHEEDIPEEYKEIAEEWNTKLIEAVAETDEEMMMKYLEGEEITVAELKAGIRKATLNVEFYPVLCGSAFKNKGVQLMLDTVIDYLPAPTDVAPMTGLIPDTDEEIIIPSNDDEPFSALAFKVMTDPFVGRLTFFRVYSGSLAAGSYIQNTTKGKRERVGRILQMHANSRSEIPEVFSGDIAAAVGLKDTGTGDTLCDEKRPVILESMVFPEPVIEVAIEPKSKADQDKMGIALQKLSEEDPTFRASTNAETGQTVIAGMGELHLDIIVDRLRREFKVDATVGAPQVSYRETFRTAVKSEGKFVRQSGGKGQYGHVWIEFTPNEEGAGFEFENGIVGGVVPREYVPAVEAGLKDSMVNGVLAGYPLVDVKARLYDGSYHDVDSSETAFKVAASLSLRNAAKKANPAILEPMMAVEVTVPEEYLGDVMGHVSARRGRIEGTTTRGNAQIVKGTIPLSEMFGYATTLRSATQGRGTFAMAFDHYEAVPKSVQEDIITKSGKNADA, encoded by the coding sequence ATGGCTAAAAGAGAATTTACTCTTGAAAAGACAAGAAATATAGGTATTATGGCTCATATTGACGCTGGTAAAACAACGACAACAGAGCGCGTACTATATTACACCGGTCGAATCCACAAAATTGGCGAAACTCACGAAGGTGCAGCGCAAATGGACTGGATGGCACAGGAACAAGAACGTGGAATCACGATTACTTCCGCTGCTACAACAGCGCAATGGAAAGGATACCGTGTAAACATTATCGATACGCCTGGACACGTGGACTTCACAGTTGAAGTTGAACGTTCTCTACGTGTATTAGATGGAGCAGTAGCTTTGCTAGATGCTCAATCTGGTGTTGAACCACAAACAGAAACAGTATGGCGCCAAGCTACTACTTATGGTGTTCCTCGTATTGTTTTCATTAATAAAATGGATAAAATTGGAGCAGATTTCTTATATTCCGTAGGAACACTCCATGAACGTTTGCAAGCAAACGCTCATCCAATTCAGTTGCCAATGGGAGCCGAAGATAAATTCATAGGAATTATTGATTTGGTAGAAATGAAAGCTGAAATCTATGATTCAGAAGATGGAATTGAGTACCATGAGGAAGATATTCCTGAAGAGTACAAAGAAATCGCTGAAGAGTGGAATACTAAACTGATTGAAGCAGTTGCTGAAACTGATGAAGAAATGATGATGAAGTATCTCGAAGGAGAAGAAATCACCGTTGCAGAATTAAAAGCTGGAATTCGTAAAGCTACATTGAATGTAGAATTTTACCCAGTTCTTTGTGGTTCAGCCTTCAAAAACAAAGGAGTTCAACTAATGTTGGACACAGTAATTGATTACTTGCCTGCACCTACAGATGTAGCACCAATGACTGGTTTGATTCCTGATACAGATGAAGAAATTATCATTCCTTCTAATGATGACGAGCCGTTTTCAGCGTTGGCATTTAAAGTAATGACCGATCCTTTTGTAGGTCGTCTAACATTCTTCCGTGTATACTCTGGCTCATTAGCAGCTGGTTCGTATATCCAGAACACAACAAAAGGAAAACGTGAACGCGTAGGCCGTATTTTGCAGATGCACGCAAACAGCCGTAGTGAGATACCTGAAGTATTCTCCGGTGATATTGCTGCAGCAGTTGGTTTGAAGGATACAGGTACTGGTGATACACTGTGCGATGAAAAACGCCCAGTAATCCTAGAATCTATGGTATTCCCAGAACCAGTTATCGAAGTTGCTATTGAGCCAAAATCAAAAGCAGACCAAGATAAAATGGGTATCGCTTTACAAAAGCTTTCTGAAGAAGATCCAACTTTCCGCGCTTCAACAAACGCTGAAACTGGACAAACCGTTATTGCGGGTATGGGTGAATTACACTTAGATATCATCGTTGATCGTTTGAGACGTGAATTCAAGGTAGACGCAACAGTAGGAGCTCCACAAGTTTCCTACCGTGAAACATTCCGTACTGCTGTTAAATCAGAAGGTAAGTTTGTTCGTCAATCAGGTGGTAAAGGTCAATACGGACACGTATGGATCGAATTTACTCCTAACGAAGAGGGTGCTGGTTTCGAATTCGAAAATGGTATCGTCGGTGGGGTAGTACCTCGTGAGTATGTTCCAGCAGTAGAAGCGGGCTTGAAAGATTCTATGGTAAACGGTGTACTAGCCGGCTATCCATTAGTTGACGTTAAGGCTCGCCTATATGATGGTTCTTACCATGATGTTGACTCATCTGAAACAGCCTTTAAAGTTGCTGCTTCCCTTTCGTTGCGTAATGCAGCTAAGAAAGCAAACCCAGCAATTCTTGAACCAATGATGGCAGTAGAAGTTACTGTTCCTGAAGAATACCTAGGAGACGTAATGGGTCACGTAAGTGCTCGTCGTGGACGTATTGAAGGAACAACAACTCGCGGAAATGCACAAATTGTTAAAGGAACTATTCCTTTATCTGAAATGTTCGGTTACGCGACAACTCTTCGTTCTGCTACTCAAGGACGCGGTACTTTTGCAATGGCATTTGATCATTACGAAGCCGTTCCTAAATCAGTTCAAGAAGATATTATTACAAAGAGCGGTAAAAACGCTGACGCATAA
- the tuf gene encoding elongation factor Tu, which translates to MGKEKFDRSKPHVNIGTIGHVDHGKTTLTAAITTVLSKKGFGGAASDYASIDKAPEERERGITINTSHVEYETANRHYAHVDCPGHADYVKNMITGAAQMDGAILVVSAADGPMPQTREHILLSRNVGVPYIVVFLNKMDMVDDEELLELVEMEVRDLLTDYDFPGDDTPVIAGSALKALEGVEEYEEKIMELMAAVDEFIPTPTRDTDKPFMMPVEDVFSITGRGTVATGRVERGVVRIGDEIEIVGIEEDTKKTTVTGVEMFRKLLDYAEAGDNIGALLRGVTREQIQRGQVLAKPGTITPHTKFSAEVYVLSKEEGGRHTPFFSNYRPQFYFRTTDVTGVVELPEGVEMVMPGDNVKMDVELIHPIAIEEGTRFSVREGGRTVGSGVVSTINK; encoded by the coding sequence ATGGGAAAAGAAAAATTTGATCGCTCCAAACCGCACGTAAACATCGGTACTATCGGACACGTTGACCATGGTAAAACTACGTTAACTGCTGCAATTACAACTGTATTATCTAAAAAAGGATTCGGTGGTGCAGCTTCTGACTACGCATCAATCGATAAAGCTCCAGAAGAAAGAGAACGTGGAATTACAATTAACACTTCTCACGTTGAATACGAAACTGCAAACCGACACTATGCACACGTAGACTGCCCAGGTCACGCGGACTATGTTAAAAACATGATCACTGGTGCTGCACAAATGGACGGAGCTATCTTAGTAGTTTCTGCTGCTGATGGCCCAATGCCACAAACACGTGAGCATATTCTATTGTCACGTAACGTTGGTGTTCCTTACATCGTAGTATTCTTGAACAAAATGGATATGGTAGACGACGAAGAATTACTTGAATTAGTAGAAATGGAAGTTCGCGATCTATTAACAGACTACGACTTCCCTGGTGATGACACTCCAGTTATTGCTGGTTCTGCATTGAAAGCTCTTGAAGGCGTTGAAGAGTATGAAGAAAAAATCATGGAATTGATGGCTGCAGTTGATGAGTTTATCCCAACACCAACTCGTGATACTGACAAACCATTCATGATGCCAGTTGAGGATGTATTCTCAATCACTGGTCGTGGAACTGTTGCTACTGGACGTGTTGAGCGTGGAGTAGTAAGAATCGGTGACGAAATTGAAATCGTTGGTATTGAAGAAGATACTAAGAAAACAACTGTAACAGGTGTTGAAATGTTCCGTAAATTGTTGGATTACGCTGAAGCAGGCGACAACATTGGTGCTTTGTTACGTGGTGTAACCCGTGAGCAAATCCAACGTGGTCAAGTTCTAGCTAAACCAGGTACAATCACACCTCATACAAAATTCTCAGCAGAAGTTTATGTTCTTTCCAAAGAAGAAGGCGGACGTCACACTCCATTCTTCTCAAACTACCGTCCACAATTCTACTTCCGTACAACAGACGTTACTGGAGTTGTAGAATTGCCAGAAGGCGTAGAAATGGTTATGCCTGGAGATAACGTTAAAATGGATGTAGAACTAATCCACCCAATCGCTATCGAAGAAGGTACTCGTTTCTCAGTTCGCGAAGGCGGACGTACTGTAGGATCCGGTGTTGTTTCTACAATTAACAAATAA
- a CDS encoding general stress protein produces MNKRVEGSYSKIEEAMQAVQKLREKGYLKEDIYVVANSTVKDSIPLTMDAEVSTDTNMRDNIDDNERSFWDKIKDAFTIDDYEEDQVNHPNYDTEEDPLHPYHEQIKKGNIVVLTDKNAKPSVAEEDTNTDVLDSGMKTRNPVTELGSVETDPEMVGYKTDTLLRDEKTFVDVPGTNTDIKEETEKELATDSHANDIDGLSPELNDPIDRKEIKRIDK; encoded by the coding sequence ATGAATAAACGTGTAGAAGGAAGTTATTCAAAAATCGAAGAAGCCATGCAGGCAGTTCAAAAATTAAGAGAAAAAGGCTACCTCAAAGAGGATATTTACGTAGTTGCCAATTCAACCGTTAAAGATTCAATTCCTTTAACGATGGACGCAGAAGTTAGTACGGATACAAATATGAGAGACAATATTGACGATAATGAACGTTCTTTTTGGGATAAAATAAAAGATGCTTTTACGATTGATGATTATGAAGAAGACCAAGTGAATCATCCTAATTACGATACTGAAGAAGACCCTTTACACCCATATCATGAACAAATTAAAAAAGGTAACATTGTTGTACTGACAGATAAAAATGCTAAACCATCCGTAGCTGAAGAAGATACAAATACAGATGTACTGGATAGCGGAATGAAGACACGTAATCCTGTTACGGAACTAGGTTCTGTTGAAACAGATCCTGAGATGGTGGGATATAAAACAGATACACTTTTACGTGATGAAAAAACATTTGTAGATGTTCCAGGAACGAATACAGACATAAAGGAAGAAACAGAGAAAGAGTTGGCTACAGACTCTCACGCTAACGATATAGATGGCCTCTCTCCTGAATTAAATGATCCAATTGACAGAAAAGAGATAAAACGTATAGATAAATGA